Within Haematobia irritans isolate KBUSLIRL chromosome 2, ASM5000362v1, whole genome shotgun sequence, the genomic segment taatttaatggcacacaaaataataagagaaaacattttatattttttaaaaaaattgatttagaaaaatcttaaatttaGGGTAAAAGTAAACCGGTTATAGGGGCTTTAGAAGCGTAAGATTTAAGAAGCCATGAGAAATAGAAGGTCGTGGATTCTTCTTTTACACAAACTGTAGCCAAATTTATTAATAAGaaactttttgtaattttaacagtaataggaaaaatttttgtaatttgtaacaAAGTTGCCATTAGCCTAAGAAACAATTTCCTAAATTCTATTTAacttattaattttttctttatctaATGAATGTTCTTtggaataattaaaaattatcatataaataatggaaatgttttttacattaatggaaatttttatgattttactgaaaattttgtattgtctCAGTAACAATGACATGTTCATTTTAATCTCctcataatttaattaatgCAAATCGTTCATACGTATTTCATGCAATTATTCACagcattaaattaaaataaaaattaaattccctAAATAAAGTAATTTAGCTGTAGCAAAAAATATCTATTAATGCTTTAATAATgcgaaacttaaaaaaaaatcaaaaatacaaaataatcaaattacctcgttaaaggtttttttttgttgcattgCTGTCATATCACTTGATGTGGCTCGTATTTCcctttcacaattttgtcattgctctattaagaaaaatttacatttttatttattatatttttgtgtaacagttttatgtatttttttttgcgttgttgttgttgcttgccAAATGTCTGCATTgatacattttatcaaatatttacatGCGTATTCAATGTGTTTACTACTAGCCCACACAACAAAGTTTCTAGTTTTGAATagacaattaaaacaaaaaaaaaagaaaaaaacatgcccTTACACTTTGCTGTTTTTATAGGAGGGGACCTTATCAGGTGgtatacaacaaaaataatGCGAGTTTGTAttcaacataaaaaaataataataccaaATGAATTGAATATCAAGTAATTATAAGAAGCACATTGATTTGTTCCttcccgatttttttttgtaattttatttgaacCCATGGGCTTATGAATATTCTtatgaattatttaataaaatttgaagaaaaatgtatatgcaTAAGTAAATAAGGAAAACTCTTTACTTTTAAAAATATCTACAATGTATATACAATGTTAAGGTtaaatgtacattttttttattgataaaaacaaagaatgaataattattttattaacatattaattgaattataTGGACATAGTCCAATAACCTTCCATttaaattatttacgtattacgGCTATAGGACAAAAGTCTACTACAAAAAACTATGTAGACAAATAATTATCGATGATGGTAGGATTATttgcattaggttaggttaggtggcagcccgatgtatcaggctcacttagactattcagtccattgtgataccacattggtgaacgtctctcttatcactgagtgctgcccgattccatgttaagctcaatgacaagggacatccttttatagccgagtccgaacggcattccacattgcagtgaaaccacttagagaagcttttattATTTGCATTGCTGTTAGATCTATCAACAAAGATTTTCgttttcgaaaattattttcgatttatattacataattttatattattaatatatgtttttataattattattatatttaataatttgtaaaactAGTACAACAAGATGATACATCTTAAAAAAATCCTTTTCCAATAAACACCCATATAAGATTCAATAATTTCTTTCTATATGTGGGAGttgctttaaaataaaaattggcaattttaatttaaatttaacttttttctaacCCTATTTCATAATGTCAGGTTTTTTCAACAACTTCAATTTCAACTATCTCACGCTCTAAATTACCTCATTGCTttgatttacatttttattatgtCATTCTTCATTTAAACTTTTATGGTATGTTTATGGGGAtgataaaaatgcaaaaattgacacaattttcttctgatatttttatttaaatttaaaagccTTGCCACTACAATAATCAgacaattaaatataaaacaaaaaactttgaaGGTAAATATTTGAATACGTTGAACTTAACAGTGTTAACATTGTATATTGTGATAAGACCAcccatatatattatatttttctgaCGATTATCCTCTAAATAGTAAGGCAAAATAATGACATCAAAAAGGAAAAGATCAaaggattcaaaaattttaaaaataaattcactGCTTCTTTGAATATattcaaaaaacaattttattaaacaatacTTCAAGAATATGAAGTATGAGGTGATAAAATATCTATGCCACGATTCATAGATATTAAGAAcaagtacaaacaaaatttatgaaaatcatGACAtttatgaaatgtttatatgcttTTCAAATGTTATAAAAGTATTGGTGATTACGAGGAAACAATAATATTATTAATGGAAATGTTcaaagcatttatgatttatttatggttaggttagggtaggtggcagcccgatgtatcaggctcacttagactattcagtccattgtgataccacattgtgtTGCCCCATTCCcgattatcactgagtgctgcccgattccatgttaagctcaatgacaagggacctcctttttatagccgaatccgaacggcgttccacattgcagtgaaaccacttagagaagctttgaaaccttcagaaatgtcaccagcattactgaggtgggataatccaccgctgaaaaattttttggtgttcggttgaagcaggaatcgaacccacgaccttgtttatgcaaggcgggcatactaaccattgcaccacggtggctcccaatgatTTATATACGTTAATAATAtttgtgaattattttttttttttttaattttaaattatttaatagcAATTCTTTTCTAAAAACGAATATTGCaactctttttttttacaactcCTTTAAAAGGCACACAAATTTGTCCTTTCACTCCTTGttctaatattaaaatttattctattGATTAGtttgtatatcaaaatttttgataatccaattttcaaaagattttcttAAATCACCGGCCAAAGTGTCAATTATCCATTTTTACCACTTTGATCATCTCGGGCCAATCTTTGTAGcatgtttttatttgttgttgttgcgccTTCTGCTGCTGTTACTCTTGATTAACTTGCAAAACACAGCGACCAACTAGCCGAAACTAAAAAGTTAACTAATTGTTGCATTAAGCGTCAATATCCTCCACCTTCCCAAAAAAAGTAAAACCTCCTATGCAACATCACAAAACTCTCCATATGGACCAAAATCATATAAGAATTGTAAGCGGGGCTAGTTTATTGGGAGTCTTTGGGAAGGCGCAACAAAGAGTATGCATGCCATGCAATCACCTCCACAATATCATCACACATATGGTTGGTCTGGATGGATGGCAAGTTAGTAGGCTGCTACATTCAGAGCTATAAGCTAAAGCTAAATCGAAGAAAAACCAATGCTCAGTAAGTGTCTTAAACTGCCGCCGCCAACAGCAGCAGTGGTTAAGTGCGATTAAGTCATACAGACCAAAGAGACCATAGAAGTAGCAACTGCTTGCCACAGCTGTATCGACAGCAGCAGCAGCCGCCGCCATCTAGCATCCATAACTAACTAGCAAAACTAGGCGAGAGAGTAGTAGATTGTTTTTATAAGATTataagaagaaacaaaaaaagcatGGCAAGCCAAAGAAGAAAGCAGGTTACTTGGTATGCTCACCAAGCTGGCTGGCAAACTGACTGACAGAGTGGCTGACTCACTGGCTCACTGGTTGACTAGATGGTTCTGTTGGCAGTTAGGTTCACACTGTTGTGCTATATGCTGCCTGGTAGTAGTTTTGCAGCAGGTTGCTTGTTTTAGGAATGTTAAAACACTTGCTTTACGCCAAAACGCCAAAACAATTGATACAGGTGTAAAAATGGCTTAGATGCTGTAGCCAAGGAGGCATTAGCAGAACATTCTACCACCACTGTCATGGCCTAGTCAATTTCCACATTTTCGCTGATGTGGCACAAACAGGAATAGAAAAATCAAAAGTGCAACAAGAGACAAGTTTATTAAATCAAAAGATGAGGCTGCCGGTATACCTTAGGTATTCGTAGAAAAATTCCATTCCATGATCAGACTATGCATGCGAGGCAGTTAGCCATATTTCCCTGGAATCCCAAGGAATTATGGTTCACAgagaaatagaaaatatattttcatattgTGTGAACAATTTCAACAAGACTCAAGTGTCTGACATGCAAACATTTTAGGCTAATTCTTCTTTTGTCTTTGCTCTTCTCTTTCCAGATTCGACCAGTGATCACGAACAGAATGGTTCATGTTCACCATTAACAGCTGCTACCGCCAATGAAGAGAGTGAAAGTACCACCGGGGAATGTTCCACAGCTATAGGGCTGGGTACTGCTGAACATCATTCCCTCAATTCAAAAGCTGCATCACCTTCACCTGCTTCTCAAGACAACTCCGACGAGAGTCCATCTCtgaataacaataacaacaacaaaagtgcAGAAACTCACGAAGATCTCAATAAAATAGAAGAGGCAGAGCAATCAACTCCAATGAAAACATATCCCAAGGAACAAGAATTTCCCTCACCCACACCACCAGATCTCAATGAAAGTCAAGAGCCTTCGGGGAAAGCTCAAGAGACAACAGAAGATGCTTTGGCAACCATAGAACTAAGGCCTGAAGCGGAGGCAGAGGAACACGACGATGAGGAGGGAGAGGATAAAAATCAATCCATCACTTCAGATGGAGTACGTCAAACCCAAAGCTCTCAAAGAGAGGAACGAAAATCCATGGATTATGAAGAAACGGCCGAGCAGATCGAAGAAAAGACTGTCGCCAAGGATACGGAAATGGAGAGCAGTATACCAACGACACCTTCATTGCCCTCCGCTTTAACAACGGCTAGCCAATTTCCCACAACTCCTGTAAATATAGAGGccataaaaaatatgcaattagcTATAGCTCAAGCGGCTGCTAAAACCATAGCCAATAGTGCTTCTGGCCAGGATAATGAGGCTGCCATGAAACAGCTTGCGTTTCTACAGCAAACCCTTTTCAATTTGCAACAACAGCAACTGTTCCAGATTCAATTGATCCAACAATTGCAATCTCAATTAGCTATGAATCAGACAAACAAGGAACCTACCGAAGAAGAAGATGACGAGGAAGAGGGAGAAAATGGTGAGGAGGATACCTACGAGGAAGAGGAGCGTATTGCCCAAATGGAACTAAGACAAAAGGCAGAAGCCCGTATGGCAGAGGATAAAGCCCGCCAACATTTGATCAATGCCGGTATTCCTCTGGAGTCGCTAAAGCGTAAACGTGATGCCGACGCTGAAGATCAACAAGAATCAAGACGCATGAGTGTAGAGGCTTCGAGTAAATCATCAGACTATGCCTTGGATAAACTAAAGGAAATGGAAAATCGTCCTTTGCCTTTTGGGTCCAATCTGGCTTCATCCATCATCACTCATCATGATGATTTGCCTGAACCAAACTCTTTGGATCTTCTGCAGAAACGAGCACAGGAAGTTTTGGATTCGGCTTCTCAGGGTATTTTGGCCAATAACATGGCCGACGAATTTGCTTTCAAAGAGAATAATGGTAAGGCAGGCAATGAGCCCTTCTTCAAACATCGTTGTCGTTACTGTGGCAAAGTTTTTGGATCCGATTCCGCTTTGCAAATCCACATTAGATCTCATACAGGTGAAAGGCCCTTCAAATGCAATGTTTGTGGCAGTAGATTTACAACCAAAGGCAATCTCAAGGTACACTTCCAGCGTCATGCCCACAAATTTCCCCATGTACCCATGAATGCCACTCCCATTCCTGAGCATTTGGACAAATTTCATCCCCCACTCTTGGATCAAATGTCTCCGGATAGTTCACCTTCGCATTCGCCCGCTGCTATGCCCCAGCAAATGCCTGCAGCAGCTACATCATCGGCAGCACCAGCAGCAGCTCCTCAACCCATGCCTCCTCAAATGCCTGCATTGAATTTCCCCAGCCCCTCAAATCCTTTCCCGGGCCTTTCGGGCTTATACAGACCCCCACTGGATCTATTGAAGTCTTTGCAAAGTACAACGGGAAGTTTTCCCAATCCCTTCTTTCCTCAAGTTGCCAGCAATTTGGGAGAGGCGGCTGCCCAAGCACAACAAGCGGCTCAAGCTGTTTTGAACAAAGCTCAACAAGAGGCTCCAACGGATCTTAGTAAAACCTCAGAACCGAATTCTCCTGAGaacccaagaataaaatcggaATTACCCGAAGAACCCGAAGAGGAAGAGGTTATGCCAAATGAGCAGGAAAAAGAAAGGGCGAAGACGCCAAGGGCATCATCACCTTTGGCTATGGCCATTAAAGAAGAGAAAGTGGACAATGACATGAGTCCAGATGATGAACGCGCAGACGATAGTCACCATATTGCCATCCGATCTCCTCCCCTCTCAAGACCTCAAGTACCTAACTCACCTACAcccccaccaccaccacctccaGCCGCTAGCAAACCCATGTCACATTTGCCGCCCGTGGTTCAACCAATACAACCTCCAGGTGTTATGTATCCTCAGCCGTCTCCGGGATCGCAACATCATTTGGATCTTTTACCCACCCCGGGTCAATTGCCTCCATCCATGCATCACCGTGAGGATTTCTTTGCGGAGCGTTTTCCCCTTAATTTTACAAAGACTGATGAAAGACATTCTCCCATACGTTCCCCGGCTCATTTACCGAGACCTCCCTTCTGTAATCCCATGAAGCCCTATGACATGGCCTTGCTACCGCGACCCCATAGTAATGACAACTCTTGGGAGAATTTCATAGAGATTTCAAATTCTTCGGAGACCATGAAGTTAAAGGAGCtgatgaaaaacaaaaagataACCGATCCCAATCAATGTGTGGTCTGTGACCGAGTCCTTTCGTGCAAGAGTGCTTTGCAAATGCATTATCGCACCCACACAGGAGAGAGACCTTTCAAATGCCGCATCTGTGGTCGTGCCTTCACCACGAAGGGCAATTTGAAGACCCACATGGCTGTGCATAAAATCCGCCCACCGATGCGAAATTTCCACCAATGTCCAGTGTGCCACAAGAAGTACTCGAATGCTTTGGTTTTGCAGCAGCATATACGCTTGCATACTGGAGAACCTACCGATTTGACGCCTGAACAAATTCAAGCAGCCGAGATTAGAGATCCTCCACCATCCATGATGCCAGGAGCCTTTATGAACCCCTTTGCTGCAGCGGCATTTCATTTTGGCATGCCCGGAGGCCCAGGAATGCCCCCAATGGGTGGTCCCCATAATGGAACCCTAGGATCGGAATCGTCACAAGGTGATATGGATGATCAAATGGATTGTGGTGAAGATTACGAGGATGATATGTCATCGGAGCATATGTCCAATTCAAATGATATGGAATCGGATAGACCCAAGTCGACGGAGGACTTCAAGTCTTTGCTATTTGAGCAGAAGCTGAGAATCGATCCAACCGGCACAGTCAATGCCAGTTCGAGACCTCAATCAGCAACTTCTAATGCTAATTCTGTAAGCTCAGCCCCCACCAGCCCCATTGCTCTTAACAGCAAACCTCTGAATGTAACGAGACCCAATTCACCGACAAGACCCTCGTCAGAGGCTTCACATGGAGCTTTGGATTTAACACCACGAGCAGCGCCATCGGCTTCTGCTTCGGCCAATAGCAGTATGAGTGGAGTACGTTCCCCACAACCAGTGGGTGCCAGCTCCAATAAGagatcaccatctccattaagtAAATCACCAAAAATGCCCCAAATTAGCCCTACCACCTCCGCTGCCCCTACATTGCCACCCGCCAGTGCTGTAGACTGTTTACCACCAGGTCTACATCATCAtttgcaacaacaacatcagcatCTAATGCAACAACAAGCAGCATTGGCTGCCGCCCAACATCATCAGCAAATGCAACACAATGCCGTAGTGGCCATGCATCAGGAGCAATTGCGTCGTGAGGTGGCACAAGCGCAAGCACAGGCACAGGCACATGCGCAAGCGCAACATCATCAccatcagcaacaacaacagcagcaacaacactcATCGGCCTTATCACCCAATCATCCAACAGCCTCCACACAATCCCCCTCGTCATCAGTAACCTCTGCTGGCGGTGGCATATCGGCAACATCACCACAGCTGACACATCCACAAGTACCACCGAATCCGTTGGTTGGACCCCGACCACCATTTGGCATGTTTCCAAATCTCCCGCTGTTTCCACCGGCTTCCACGCAAAACATGTGCACAGCAATGAATAGCATAGCGCAGAGTGTAATGCCGGCGGCACCATTTAATCCTTTAGCTCTATCGGGTGAGTTGTgagtgaaacaattttttataccaagcattttttttacaaaaaaaaaaaaaaaaaaaaaaaaaaaaaacaaaaacaaaataaataaaaacaagcaaAAAATAAACTTAATACTGCCTTTGCCTGATGTTATATATTCACCCCCACTTCCCCTCCCAAAAAAATCCCTGCTTTTTATACTCGTGGTGCATGGCTTTTTTTAAATGGTCTTTTGCTTTTCTATAGAGCTtagatagaaatataaatttatggctaatttttatatttttttttgttctcttttttttcttattctcagGAGTCAGAGGCAGCACTACCTGCGGCATTTGCTTCAAAACATTCCCCTGCCATTCGGCTTTGGAGATTCACTATAGGAGTCATACGAAAGAGAGACCCTTTAAATGTACAATCTGTGATCGTGGTTTTACAACAAAGGTAAGTTAattaagagagagagagtaaaatGTAATAGAGGGAGAGTAACATAAGAAAAAAAGAGAGGGTTTATAGGAGAGCGCACAGTTGTGTTGgattaacacattttttttaaacgaCGTTGAGCCAATGAGGacaaattaaacattttcattttttaattctctACTCAGTTCCGGAACATTTTCGTAatattcacgaacattttcattttcataacaaaaacgtaataatttttttgtttaatatagccaagcaaattttaaatttgtaacataGTTCCGCTTCAGTCtcataaatttaaattcttaaaataCAAAACCTTGGctcaaattaagaaaaaataattttcttaatacccacgaacattttcatttccacaacaaaaatgtaataatttaaatgtaatgTAATGATCTAAATTTGCAACATAGTCTTGCCACATAACTATGTTGCAATCTCATAATTTTAAATTCGCAAGAGTTTTAAAATATACGTTTCAATTGAGCCAATTTTTCGGATCAACATTggctcaaattaaaaaaatggggtCTAGGCGGATTACCTTTTATGGGAAATTAGCCATGAACAACTAAATTTAAACTCTCTTTATAGTTGCGGAACATATTCATTTTGTAACATAAATCCGCGACATTTTAAtattatctaaaaaaaaaaggttGACTTACCATGACTTCCCTTTAATATTtatcctttatttatttatattctttTCAGGGAAATCTTAAGCAACACATGCTAACCCACAAAATCCGTGATATGGAACAAGAAACTTTCCGGAATAGAGCAGTCAAGTATGTAAGTGTtccaaaataatagaaatacttTATCCTATTAACTAATTCTATCCTAAACCCATTATACTAAATATTAGATccacttttattttttaattgttattattaaCACTAACGTTAGCTCACTTTTCATTGAAACCAAACAATTTCGTAAATTTAAcgaacatatttttaaaaatcatttctacatatctaacatgtttttcataataTACTCCTTTAACTTTTGTGtcatttttactaattttactttttttattctttctCTCTTTTTAGATGAGTGGCGTCAAAGAAGATTGAATTTGATTCTAAGGCGCCCTTAGTGCTTAATGGTTCCAGACATCGACAGATGGAGGAGAACCTGCGAACAGCTTATAAAGACTTCCCGGATTTCAGGGTTAGATAGATAGAAtgctattttgttaaaaaaaaagtaaaactaaCAATTTAATCGCAAAGGGTTTTCACAAAAAGGAATtaagaaatcgaaaaaaaaaatcgtaatagaaatttcttcaaattaaatcttaggaaattttttaggatGCAGTTTTGCAAGTATTGGCAATGTAAATGCATAGCTTTATCGGTTTaaggggagagagagagagtagctCTATTCCTCTTCTTATTCCTTTTGTGAAGACTCTCTGTGATCTTAAAGACACAGTTGTGTAGAAATTGTCAcccccaccccaaaaaaaaaactctttcgTAAGAAAACTCACAAAAGCAATGATCTCACAAAGCTCCAATAATTGTTCTCCCACAATGGTAATTGTTTTGGGGTGTAgatacacacactcacacagtgTGCTGCCTCCACACATTTGCACATATGGCATTTGTGGGGTTTGATTGGCCCGAATTGGCCTAGCTTGGCTTTGGCATTTTGTGTGAAGCTGTTGGTGTTGGCGAAGATGAATGTGTTTTGCCATATGAAAGATGAAAGCGAATGagttattatgaaataaaattccaaCAACAGTGCTATGAGCaagcacacgcacacacacataaatGCCAAAACAATgttttgtaaaacaaaattattattcttTATGGCTAAACAAACGCAAAAGGCATAAAAAACcaactaatttttattgaaacaaatccaaagaattttattttaggaaaaaaaacacaatcatataataacaataaaaaaaatcattattgtttatgaaaaatcaatacattttatttttagcgtTGCGCTTCTTCAAAGAGAATATGAAAAGCTAGCAAAAAACGCTTTAAATCAatccaaacaacaacaacaagtaaaAGAGACTGATTTCGTTTCATTAAAAACAagatactaaaaaaattaacaaaaaagaaatacatAAAGGAAATCTAACAACAATCCCCAAAAGAAAtcctacaaaaaatcaaaaatcgaatttaataaaaacaacaacaacaaaaccgaGTCTAAACATTGTAAGaacctatacaaaaaaaatatatatataattaccaCAAACCCAATCTAACAATATTAACTgtgcaataataaaaaaataaatgttctataaatctaaaaaaaaaaaattgttgcttaaaaaatttacaagtaataaattttctaatatacattttgtaaatagtaaattttttcaaaaatctataaattggcagacaaaacaaaaaaatctaattaaaaattaattacaacaaaaaaatttttataaaaaaattgtgatactatttcatactttttattgttttcttatGTTAGTTGTAACAAATCTACAAATTTAGAAAGTCTCATTTATGGCATTTGtacataaaaaaactttaacaaaaaccACAACCACATTTTGTATtagttaaatattttcttttttttcatatataagttCCAAAATCCTGTTTACTataacaatataaaaaataatataaaatatcatTTAGTTTTCCATAAGACCATAAATCAATCTCTCCCACATGAATGTAATTAGTCACTTATTAACTCGTActattatacatatatatatatataagtttttATCTTTATAAGTATTAAGTAAATgtagtaaaaaattaatgaatatcATTTAATCTAGAAACCAATATCTGTAAGTGTACAAGTAATATCTTAAGTAAGATTTAGagaaaaagaaaacgaaaattacaaatacaaattgacaaaaaaaaaacattaatttatatatgaacatttagtttttatgacaatgtaaaaaaaacaaataataatgcaaaataaaaatatattaataatatcGTACAATAAATAGtaagaagaaaatgaaaatctcaagaaaaaataataatataaatgaaatacatATATGAAATTTGTGAAAGAAAATACCTTGTGTTTTACTGGTCAATCATGGGCTATGAGCGGATGGGGAAACTCTGAAAAACATTTATTGAAAGTTTGGTGGAAAATAGTTACTATGGACATGACAAGTGTAGAAAACGCTtcgaaatgtttcattaaaatgGAACCAATGAACCATTTCAAAAATGCAATGGAACTTTACTTTAgtgtaatgatttttattttgattaacaaatcaagacaaacaaaaaaagaaaaaaaaaacaagtatatacggccgtaagttccgccAGGCCAAAtcgtatgtactctccaccatggatttcgtagaaatttctactaaagattgtgattgtggtaatacttttccggtaattagagagccagaattaaaatatggggtcgttttatatgggggctatatacaattatgaaccgatatggaccaatttttgtgttattggggataggtttatctgagggctatacataactatagaccgataatggCCAAGTttgccacatactaacacaatgtaacaaatttataccgaatcggatgaaggatcgctttatatgggggctatataccatataattatggacagatatggaccaatatgagcaccgttgttagagacctcatactaacacaacgtacaaaatgtcaaccggatcggatgaattttgttcctccacacacaaaattttttttctgaagcaaccataaaattaattgatccaattaatttttaatccaaatgtcttcaatcacagaaatgatagtatcaattaaaaatgtaattaaagttaatagattcaattaaaaagttaattgaatcaactaaaaaattaattgatactattatttttgtgattggtttttgtttcaattaaaaaattagttgaatcaataaaatttttaattgcatattttttaaaactcaattaaaattttaattggaaaaatttttgtgaaatttttttgtgtgcaagaggttacgcaagccaaatctgggaatcggtttatatgggggctatataacaggttggctgataagtccccggtctaacagagaaaaacacatttttttgtcaaaattcgtttttattattcaacatagttcccttcaagagcgatacaacgattataacgaccttcgaattttttgataccattttggtagtactccttcggttttgcctcaaaataggactcagtttcggcgatcaccacttcattgcagccaaattttttcttttgtaggtctaagaacaagaaaaagccgctggggccagatctggagaatacggtgggtggggaagcaattcgaagcccaattcatgaatttttgccatcgttctcaatgacttgtggcacggtgcgttgtcttggtgggacaacacttttttcttctccataaggggccgttttgccgcgatttcgatcttcaaacactccaataacgccatctaatactcactgttgatggttttttcccttctcaagataatcgataaaaa encodes:
- the salm gene encoding spalt major isoform X2 — translated: MKNIFSTVLCEMRSDFKETHQETINKMIQFGTVKYGIVKQLKDRAKSAENDSTSDHEQNGSCSPLTAATANEESESTTGECSTAIGLGTAEHHSLNSKAASPSPASQDNSDESPSLNNNNNNKSAETHEDLNKIEEAEQSTPMKTYPKEQEFPSPTPPDLNESQEPSGKAQETTEDALATIELRPEAEAEEHDDEEGEDKNQSITSDGVRQTQSSQREERKSMDYEETAEQIEEKTVAKDTEMESSIPTTPSLPSALTTASQFPTTPVNIEAIKNMQLAIAQAAAKTIANSASGQDNEAAMKQLAFLQQTLFNLQQQQLFQIQLIQQLQSQLAMNQTNKEPTEEEDDEEEGENGEEDTYEEEERIAQMELRQKAEARMAEDKARQHLINAGIPLESLKRKRDADAEDQQESRRMSVEASSKSSDYALDKLKEMENRPLPFGSNLASSIITHHDDLPEPNSLDLLQKRAQEVLDSASQGILANNMADEFAFKENNGKAGNEPFFKHRCRYCGKVFGSDSALQIHIRSHTGERPFKCNVCGSRFTTKGNLKVHFQRHAHKFPHVPMNATPIPEHLDKFHPPLLDQMSPDSSPSHSPAAMPQQMPAAATSSAAPAAAPQPMPPQMPALNFPSPSNPFPGLSGLYRPPLDLLKSLQSTTGSFPNPFFPQVASNLGEAAAQAQQAAQAVLNKAQQEAPTDLSKTSEPNSPENPRIKSELPEEPEEEEVMPNEQEKERAKTPRASSPLAMAIKEEKVDNDMSPDDERADDSHHIAIRSPPLSRPQVPNSPTPPPPPPPAASKPMSHLPPVVQPIQPPGVMYPQPSPGSQHHLDLLPTPGQLPPSMHHREDFFAERFPLNFTKTDERHSPIRSPAHLPRPPFCNPMKPYDMALLPRPHSNDNSWENFIEISNSSETMKLKELMKNKKITDPNQCVVCDRVLSCKSALQMHYRTHTGERPFKCRICGRAFTTKGNLKTHMAVHKIRPPMRNFHQCPVCHKKYSNALVLQQHIRLHTGEPTDLTPEQIQAAEIRDPPPSMMPGAFMNPFAAAAFHFGMPGGPGMPPMGGPHNGTLGSESSQGDMDDQMDCGEDYEDDMSSEHMSNSNDMESDRPKSTEDFKSLLFEQKLRIDPTGTVNASSRPQSATSNANSVSSAPTSPIALNSKPLNVTRPNSPTRPSSEASHGALDLTPRAAPSASASANSSMSGVRSPQPVGASSNKRSPSPLSKSPKMPQISPTTSAAPTLPPASAVDCLPPGLHHHLQQQHQHLMQQQAALAAAQHHQQMQHNAVVAMHQEQLRREVAQAQAQAQAHAQAQHHHHQQQQQQQQHSSALSPNHPTASTQSPSSSVTSAGGGISATSPQLTHPQVPPNPLVGPRPPFGMFPNLPLFPPASTQNMCTAMNSIAQSVMPAAPFNPLALSGVRGSTTCGICFKTFPCHSALEIHYRSHTKERPFKCTICDRGFTTKGNLKQHMLTHKIRDMEQETFRNRAVK